Below is a genomic region from Microbacterium esteraromaticum.
GGCAAGCCCTACACGCCCGAGGCCGCACGCGAGCGCTGGCAGCGGATGCGCGGCGCCACCGGCATCCTGCATTCCGGGCATTCCGTCTTCCGCGTCGCACCCGGCGCCGATCCGGTCGAGGCGACCGCGGTCGCCGAGGCGGCTGTCACCTTCGCCGACGACGTCACGGATGCCGAGCTCGATGCCTACATCGGCAGCGGCGAACCGCTGCACGTGGCCGGTGCCTTCACCGTCGACAGCCTCGGCGGCCCGTTCATCACGCGCGTGGAGGGCGATCCGTCGACGGTGGTCGGGATGTCGCTGTCGACCCTGCGCCGGCTGGCGGGGGAACTCGGCGTCGTCTGGACCGATTTGTGGTCGCAGTCCTAACGGATTCGCCCATTTCTTGTGGAGAGTCGTCAAAAAGATCCGCGTCGACCTCGCTAGGCTGAAGCCCATGCCTGATATCGCCAAGGTGCTCATCGCGAACCGCGGCGAGATCGCCGTACGCATCATCCGCGCCGCCCGGGACTCCGGGATCTCCTCTGTCGCCGTGTACGCCGACCAGGATCGCGATGCGATGCACTCGCGTCTCGCCGACGAGGCCTACAGCCTCGACGGGTCGACCAGCGCAGCCACCTACCTGCAGATCGACAAGATCCTCTCGGTCGCCCGGCGCGCCGGGGCGGACGCCGTGCACCCCGGCTACGGCTTCCTCGCCGAGAACGCCGACTTCGCCCGTGCCGTCATCGGCGCGGGAATGACGTGGATCGGGCCATCGCCCGAGGCCATCGAGGCGCTCGGCGACAAGGTCACCGCGCGTCACGTCGCCGAGAAGGTCGGCGCACCGCTGGCTCCGGGCACGCCCGGTCCTGTCGACGGAGCCGATGAGGTCATCGCCTTCGCGAAGGAGCACGGCCTGCCGATCGCCATCAAGGCGGCATACGGCGGCGGCGGTCGCGGCCTGAAGGTCGCCCGCGAGCTCGACGAGGTCGCGGAGCTCTTCGAGTCGGCCACCCGCGAGGCCGTCGCGGCCTTCGGTCGCGGCGAGTGCTTCGTCGAGAAGTACCTCGACAAGCCCCGACACGTCGAGACCCAGTGCCTCGCCGACGCTCAGGGAAACGTCGTCGTCATCTCGACCCGCGACTGCTCGCTGCAGCGTCGCCACCAGAAGCTCGTCGAGGAGGCGCCGGCGCCGTTCCTCACCGACGAGCAGAACGAGCTGCTGTACTCGGCTTCGAAGGCCATCCTCAAAGAGGTCGGCTACGTCGGCGCCGGTACCTGCGAGTTCCTCATCGGCGCCGACGGCACCGTGTCGTTCCTCGAGGTGAACACGCGCCTGCAGGTCGAGCACCCGGTCTCAGAAGAGGTCACCGGCATCGACCTGGTGCGCGAGCAGTTCCGCATCGCCGCAGGCGGCACCATCGACTACGACGACCCTGCACCGCAGGGGCACTCGATCGAGTTCCGCATCAACGGCGAGGACCCCGGCCGCGGATTCCTCCCCCAGCCCGGTCCGATCAACGTCTTCAAGACGTTCGGCGGCCCGGGCATCCGCCTCGACTCCGGCGTGACCGCAGGCGACGCCGTCTCCGGCGCATTCGACTCGCTGCTCGCGAAGATCATCGTGACGGGCAAGGATCGCGCCGAGGCGCTCGAGCGCTCGCGCCGCGCCCTCGACGAGTTCGAGGTCGCGGGGATGCCGACGGTGCTCCCGTTCCATCGCAAGGTGGTCAACGACCCGGCGTTCGTCGCCGCCGACGGCCGCTTCGGCGTGTACACCCGCTGGATCGAGACCGAGTTCGTCAACGACATCCCCGCCTGGGACGGCGAGCTCGAAGACCCTGCGGCCGCGCCCGGCCGCCACACCGTCGTCGTCGAGGTGGCCGGCAAGCGTCTCGAGGTGAGCCTGCCCGACCGCGTGGTCGCACCCGTCGCCGGCACGGCCGGCCGGCCGGCGGCCGTGCCGCCGTCGCGCCGCAGCCACACCGCCACGGCCAACGCCGGAGCATCGGGCGACGCCGTCAAGTCGCCCATGCAGGCGACCGTCGTCAAGCTCGCCGTCGAAGAGGGCCAGCAGGTCGTCAAGGGCGACCTCGTGGTCGTGCTCGAGGCGATGAAGATGGAGCAGCCGCTGCAGGCGCACAAGGACGGCGTGGTCGGGAACATCGACGCCACGCCCGGTGCGACCGTGTCGGCAGGGCACCAGCTGCTCACCATCAGCTGACCGGACCCGAACGAAGAAGGCGCGCCCCGATCGGGGCGCGCCTTCTTCGTTCCTGTCGAGGAGGGTCAGACGATGCTGACCGCGTGCATCGCCCGGCTGGCGTCGGTGATGCTCGTGGTGAGCGACGGGTAGGCGGCGAAGACGCGCGCGACCTGGTCGACGGTGAGCCGCCTCTCGACGGCGATCGCGAGCGGGTAGATCAGCTCGGAGGCCTTCGGCGCGACGATGACGCCGCCGATCACGGTGCCCGAGCCGCGACGGGCGATGATCTTCACGAAGCCGTCCTTGATGCCGAGCATCTTCGCGCGCGGGTTCGCCGCCAGCGGCAGCTTGTACGCGATGCCGTCGGCCTCTCCGTTCGCGATGTCCTGCTCGGAGTAGC
It encodes:
- a CDS encoding Maf family protein, whose translation is MRVCLASTSPARLMLLRQAGIEPLILSPAVDEDAVADAATAERGAPLAPDALVLLLARAKAAEVAHRILDAHPDFDGIVIGGDSMFEIDGKVHGKPYTPEAARERWQRMRGATGILHSGHSVFRVAPGADPVEATAVAEAAVTFADDVTDAELDAYIGSGEPLHVAGAFTVDSLGGPFITRVEGDPSTVVGMSLSTLRRLAGELGVVWTDLWSQS
- a CDS encoding acetyl/propionyl/methylcrotonyl-CoA carboxylase subunit alpha; translated protein: MPDIAKVLIANRGEIAVRIIRAARDSGISSVAVYADQDRDAMHSRLADEAYSLDGSTSAATYLQIDKILSVARRAGADAVHPGYGFLAENADFARAVIGAGMTWIGPSPEAIEALGDKVTARHVAEKVGAPLAPGTPGPVDGADEVIAFAKEHGLPIAIKAAYGGGGRGLKVARELDEVAELFESATREAVAAFGRGECFVEKYLDKPRHVETQCLADAQGNVVVISTRDCSLQRRHQKLVEEAPAPFLTDEQNELLYSASKAILKEVGYVGAGTCEFLIGADGTVSFLEVNTRLQVEHPVSEEVTGIDLVREQFRIAAGGTIDYDDPAPQGHSIEFRINGEDPGRGFLPQPGPINVFKTFGGPGIRLDSGVTAGDAVSGAFDSLLAKIIVTGKDRAEALERSRRALDEFEVAGMPTVLPFHRKVVNDPAFVAADGRFGVYTRWIETEFVNDIPAWDGELEDPAAAPGRHTVVVEVAGKRLEVSLPDRVVAPVAGTAGRPAAVPPSRRSHTATANAGASGDAVKSPMQATVVKLAVEEGQQVVKGDLVVVLEAMKMEQPLQAHKDGVVGNIDATPGATVSAGHQLLTIS